From Bradyrhizobium sp. NDS-1, the proteins below share one genomic window:
- a CDS encoding aromatic ring-hydroxylating dioxygenase subunit alpha, which produces MTKPFPMNAWYAAAWDAEVKPALLPRTICGKHIVMYRKADGSVAALEDACWHRLVPLSKGRLEGDTVVCGYHGLKYNAQGRCTFMPSQETINPSACVRAYPVVERHRYIWLWMGDPALADPALVPDMHWNHDPAWAGDGKTIHVKCDYRLVLDNLMDLTHETFVHGSSIGNEAVAEAPFDVTHGEKTVTVTRWMRGIEPPPFWAKQLGKPGLVDRWQIIRFEAPCTIAIDVGVAPTGTGAPEGDRSQGVNGFVLNTITPETEKTCHYFWAFVRNYQLGEQRITTEIREGVSGIFHEDELILEAQQRAMDENPDRIFYNLNIDAGAMWSRKLIDKMVAKESAPQHLQAAE; this is translated from the coding sequence ATGACAAAACCCTTCCCGATGAACGCCTGGTACGCCGCCGCCTGGGACGCCGAGGTGAAGCCGGCCCTGTTGCCGCGGACGATTTGCGGCAAGCACATCGTCATGTACCGCAAGGCCGACGGCTCGGTGGCTGCGCTGGAGGACGCCTGCTGGCATCGGCTGGTGCCGCTGTCGAAGGGCCGGCTCGAAGGCGACACCGTCGTGTGCGGCTATCATGGTCTGAAGTACAACGCGCAAGGCCGCTGCACCTTCATGCCCTCACAGGAGACCATCAATCCGTCGGCCTGCGTCCGCGCCTATCCCGTGGTCGAACGTCACCGCTACATCTGGCTCTGGATGGGCGATCCCGCGCTGGCCGATCCCGCGCTGGTCCCCGACATGCACTGGAATCACGATCCGGCCTGGGCCGGCGACGGCAAGACCATCCACGTCAAATGCGACTACCGCCTCGTGCTCGACAATCTCATGGACCTCACCCACGAGACCTTCGTGCACGGCTCCTCGATCGGTAACGAGGCCGTCGCCGAAGCTCCGTTCGACGTCACCCATGGCGAGAAAACCGTGACCGTGACGCGCTGGATGCGCGGCATCGAGCCGCCGCCGTTCTGGGCCAAGCAGCTCGGCAAGCCCGGGCTCGTCGACCGCTGGCAGATCATCCGCTTCGAAGCGCCATGCACCATCGCAATCGATGTCGGCGTGGCGCCGACAGGCACCGGCGCGCCCGAGGGCGACCGCTCACAGGGCGTCAACGGCTTCGTGCTCAACACCATCACGCCCGAGACCGAGAAGACCTGCCATTATTTCTGGGCCTTCGTCCGCAACTATCAGCTCGGCGAGCAGCGCATCACCACCGAGATCCGCGAGGGAGTTTCCGGCATCTTCCACGAGGACGAGCTGATCCTCGAAGCGCAGCAGCGTGCCATGGACGAGAATCCCGATCGCATCTTCTACAACCTCAACATCGATGCCGGCGCGATGTGGTCCCGCAAGCTGATCGACAAGATGGTGGCGAAGGAAAGCGCGCCGCAGCACCTTCAGGCCGCGGAGTAG
- a CDS encoding GntR family transcriptional regulator — protein MAEREVDRSVSQTVKAQLALRDQILSGALRPGERISELQAVETTGASRTPVRMALVRLEEEGLLEAIPSGGFMVKAFSERDISDSIELRGTLEGLAARFAAERGVSARELEPLKECLAAIDELLRQVPISIEAFSSYVALNARFHALLTELSRSPPLIRQIDRASALPFASPSGFVMAQSALPEAQQILIIGQEHHRVVIDAIENREGARAEAVMREHARLAVRNLRLALRNRTHLDLLPALALIKTATE, from the coding sequence ATGGCCGAGCGTGAGGTCGACCGCTCCGTCTCGCAGACCGTGAAGGCGCAGCTCGCGCTGCGCGACCAGATCCTGTCGGGCGCGCTGCGGCCCGGCGAGCGCATCTCCGAGCTTCAGGCCGTGGAAACCACCGGGGCCTCGCGCACCCCGGTGCGCATGGCGCTGGTGCGGCTGGAGGAGGAGGGCCTGCTGGAAGCGATCCCCTCCGGCGGCTTCATGGTGAAGGCGTTCTCGGAGCGCGACATCTCCGATTCCATCGAGCTGCGCGGCACGCTGGAAGGCCTTGCCGCGCGCTTTGCCGCCGAGCGGGGCGTCTCCGCGCGTGAGCTCGAGCCGTTGAAGGAGTGCCTGGCTGCGATCGACGAGCTGTTGCGCCAGGTGCCGATCTCGATCGAGGCCTTCTCGTCCTACGTCGCGCTGAACGCGCGCTTTCATGCGCTGCTCACCGAATTGTCGCGCAGCCCGCCCTTGATCCGCCAGATCGACCGCGCCTCGGCGCTGCCGTTTGCATCTCCAAGCGGCTTCGTGATGGCGCAATCCGCGCTGCCCGAGGCGCAGCAGATCCTGATCATCGGGCAGGAGCACCATCGCGTCGTCATCGACGCCATCGAGAACCGCGAGGGAGCGCGCGCCGAAGCCGTCATGCGCGAGCACGCGCGGCTCGCCGTGCGCAACCTGCGCCTTGCGCTGCGCAACCGCACCCATCTCGACCTCTTGCCGGCGCTCGCGCTGATCAAGACCGCAACCGAGTGA
- a CDS encoding PDR/VanB family oxidoreductase, whose protein sequence is MRFIETWIPATLVSTRDLAPGIREFLIRPDQFEATGYPVGSHINVSVTIGGLPETRSYSLVGEAAPQGLKIAVRRAEDSRGGSRYMWSLQSGARLEITQPASLLAVDWTRESYCLIAGGIGITPILGAAQALARRGADVTLHYAVRSRGEAAYLNELVAMLGDRLVVHASDEGRRLDLDAQFASLPKGALALFCGPMRMLDAARHAWIGAGHPLPDLRYETFGSSGTLPTETFRVRLKGSDVELEIPRERSMLDVLNASGHDVMYDCKRGECGLCAIDVVEVDGEIDHRDVFFSDHQKESNQKICACVSRARGTITVDTLLRADAI, encoded by the coding sequence ATGCGCTTCATCGAAACCTGGATTCCCGCGACGCTGGTCTCGACCCGCGATCTCGCCCCCGGCATCCGTGAATTCCTGATCCGCCCCGATCAGTTCGAAGCCACGGGCTATCCGGTCGGCAGCCACATCAATGTCAGCGTCACCATCGGCGGCCTGCCGGAGACGCGGTCCTATTCGCTGGTCGGCGAAGCCGCCCCGCAAGGCCTCAAGATCGCGGTGCGCCGCGCCGAGGATTCCCGCGGCGGCTCGCGCTACATGTGGTCCTTGCAGTCGGGCGCACGGCTCGAGATCACGCAGCCCGCCTCGCTGCTTGCCGTCGACTGGACGCGCGAAAGCTACTGCCTGATCGCGGGCGGCATCGGCATCACGCCGATCCTCGGCGCCGCGCAGGCCCTGGCGCGGCGCGGGGCCGACGTCACGCTGCATTATGCGGTGCGCTCGCGCGGCGAGGCCGCCTATCTCAACGAACTCGTCGCGATGCTCGGCGATCGTCTGGTCGTTCATGCCAGTGACGAAGGCCGCCGCCTCGATCTCGACGCGCAGTTCGCCTCGCTCCCCAAGGGCGCGCTCGCCCTGTTCTGCGGCCCGATGCGGATGCTCGATGCCGCACGCCATGCCTGGATCGGCGCCGGCCATCCGCTGCCCGATCTGCGCTACGAGACCTTCGGCTCCAGCGGCACGCTGCCGACCGAGACCTTTCGCGTGCGCCTGAAGGGCTCCGACGTCGAGCTCGAAATCCCCCGCGAACGCTCCATGCTGGACGTGCTCAACGCCAGCGGCCATGACGTGATGTACGACTGCAAGCGCGGCGAATGCGGCCTCTGCGCCATCGACGTGGTCGAGGTCGACGGCGAGATCGACCATCGCGACGTCTTCTTCAGCGATCATCAGAAAGAGAGCAACCAGAAGATCTGCGCCTGCGTCTCCCGCGCGCGGGGCACCATCACCGTGGATACGCTGCTGCGCGCGGATGCGATCTGA
- a CDS encoding putative bifunctional diguanylate cyclase/phosphodiesterase has translation MRTQTTSYLARLLAGDLSAFGGPATDEAVAGHIRAEQMSLVLGYSVGIMLANACNAIVLAIALWQSPDRIPALIWAVAVASAAIAFGLQSRAARRITKPQFVSRRAMQRLVRNAFVLGAAWGIVPVAFFADASTGGQLVITCLCSGMLAGGALAFATIPIAAIAFTAPIFLGIAICLGRNGDLAFLLIAFLVVVYGSVLLRGVFVNSFTFARRVMRQIETERTVRLDPLTHLPNRVAFNETLDAALRRLALSGEEFAVLLLDLDRFKEVNDKFGHPAGDEFLVQVASRLRRCTRAAEHVARIGGDEFALVMANLARPEEALEIAERFVAAFERPFQIEGRQIVGATSVGIVLAPRDGTTPLDLMKNVDAALYRAKKAGPGMIRFFEEADDRVSRDRKALQSDLAGAIARNELFLVFQPFLDLDESRITGFEALLRWQHPQRGLVPPSEFIPIAEETGLIHEIGEWVIRRACAAVARWPDEIRVAVNFSAAQFHNASVLQSIVQALGDAKIAPHRLEIEITESMLLSKYGAAESVLNALLQLGVNVALDDFGTGFSALTYLRKLPFSRIKIDQSFIRDMLVQPDCAAIVKSVVGLARDLRIGVVAEGVETADQLEYLGQIGCDEAQGYLISRPVLADGVLALLETKKYRANFAA, from the coding sequence ATGCGGACTCAAACGACCAGTTATCTCGCGCGGCTGCTCGCCGGCGATCTGTCGGCCTTTGGCGGTCCCGCAACCGACGAAGCCGTGGCCGGGCATATCCGCGCCGAGCAGATGTCGCTTGTGCTGGGCTATTCGGTCGGCATCATGCTCGCCAATGCCTGCAACGCCATCGTGCTGGCGATCGCGCTGTGGCAGTCGCCGGACAGGATACCTGCCCTGATCTGGGCGGTCGCCGTGGCCAGCGCCGCGATCGCGTTCGGCCTGCAATCCCGCGCCGCGCGCCGCATCACCAAGCCGCAATTCGTGTCGCGCCGTGCCATGCAGCGGCTGGTGCGCAACGCCTTCGTCCTCGGCGCCGCCTGGGGCATCGTCCCGGTCGCCTTTTTCGCCGATGCCTCAACCGGCGGGCAGCTCGTCATCACCTGCCTGTGCTCGGGCATGCTGGCCGGCGGCGCCCTCGCCTTCGCCACCATCCCGATCGCCGCGATCGCCTTCACGGCGCCCATCTTCCTCGGCATCGCCATTTGCCTCGGCCGGAACGGCGACCTGGCTTTCCTGCTGATCGCCTTTCTCGTCGTGGTCTATGGCAGCGTGCTGCTGCGCGGCGTGTTCGTCAATTCGTTCACGTTTGCGCGTCGCGTGATGCGGCAGATCGAGACGGAGCGGACGGTGCGGCTGGATCCTCTGACCCATCTGCCCAACCGCGTCGCCTTCAACGAAACGCTCGATGCCGCCCTGAGGCGACTGGCCTTGTCCGGCGAGGAGTTCGCGGTGCTCCTGCTCGATCTCGATCGCTTCAAGGAGGTCAACGACAAGTTCGGCCATCCTGCCGGCGACGAATTCCTGGTCCAGGTCGCAAGCCGGCTGCGGCGCTGCACGCGCGCGGCCGAACATGTCGCGCGCATTGGCGGCGACGAGTTCGCACTGGTGATGGCCAATCTGGCGCGCCCCGAGGAAGCACTCGAGATCGCCGAGCGCTTCGTCGCGGCCTTCGAGAGACCGTTCCAGATCGAGGGCCGCCAGATCGTGGGCGCGACCAGCGTCGGTATCGTGCTGGCACCGCGCGACGGCACGACGCCGCTCGACCTCATGAAGAATGTCGACGCCGCGCTCTACCGCGCCAAGAAGGCGGGACCGGGCATGATCCGCTTCTTCGAGGAAGCCGACGACAGGGTCTCGCGCGATCGCAAGGCGCTGCAATCAGACCTCGCCGGCGCGATCGCGCGAAACGAGCTGTTCCTCGTGTTCCAGCCATTCCTCGATCTCGACGAAAGCCGCATTACCGGCTTCGAGGCGCTGCTGCGCTGGCAACATCCGCAGCGCGGACTGGTGCCGCCGAGCGAATTCATCCCCATTGCGGAGGAGACCGGGCTGATCCACGAGATCGGTGAATGGGTCATCCGCCGCGCCTGCGCGGCCGTCGCCAGATGGCCTGATGAGATCAGGGTCGCCGTGAATTTCTCCGCGGCGCAGTTTCACAACGCCAGCGTCCTCCAAAGCATCGTACAGGCGCTCGGCGATGCCAAGATCGCCCCGCACCGGCTCGAGATCGAGATCACGGAATCGATGCTGCTGTCGAAATACGGCGCGGCGGAGTCGGTCCTGAACGCACTGCTGCAGCTCGGTGTCAACGTGGCGCTGGACGATTTCGGGACGGGCTTCTCCGCCCTCACCTATTTGCGCAAGCTGCCGTTCAGCCGCATCAAGATCGACCAGTCCTTCATCCGCGACATGCTGGTGCAGCCCGACTGCGCGGCAATCGTGAAATCGGTGGTCGGCCTCGCGCGTGATCTGCGCATCGGCGTGGTGGCCGAAGGAGTCGAGACCGCCGACCAGCTCGAATATCTCGGGCAGATCGGTTGCGACGAAGCGCAGGGCTATCTGATCAGCCGGCCGGTGCTGGCGGACGGCGTGCTGGCGCTGCTGGAAACGAAAAAGTATCGGGCGAATTTCGCGGCGTAG
- a CDS encoding nuclear transport factor 2 family protein encodes MPGRDIVEAFAKRLETGDFIGAIEQFCTPDAATYENNAAPTVGRDKLVAKERGVLAASREVKAVRIGPSLIEGDHVATRWKFSFTNAEGVTRTLEEIAWQTWRGDKLIEERFYYDPKQLGR; translated from the coding sequence ATGCCGGGCCGTGACATCGTCGAAGCTTTTGCCAAGCGGCTGGAGACCGGAGATTTCATCGGCGCGATCGAGCAATTCTGCACACCCGACGCCGCGACCTATGAGAACAATGCCGCGCCGACGGTGGGGCGCGACAAGCTCGTCGCCAAGGAGCGCGGCGTGCTTGCGGCGTCGAGGGAGGTCAAGGCGGTCCGCATCGGGCCGAGCCTGATCGAGGGCGACCATGTTGCGACCCGCTGGAAGTTCAGCTTCACCAACGCAGAGGGCGTCACACGAACGCTGGAAGAGATCGCCTGGCAGACCTGGCGCGGCGACAAGCTGATCGAGGAGCGGTTCTATTACGACCCCAAGCAGCTGGGGCGGTGA
- a CDS encoding TetR/AcrR family transcriptional regulator encodes MAKQAERRAATLEAILTAARRLFGTQGFAATTMDEIADDARIAKGAVYHHFRNKEAVFEAVFDQVSRDLVAEIDGAARAEKDVLAAMVAGTQHYFAATAKGPTGQIILRDGPAVLGWERWREIDARHFGGKLPRALAVAMEAGLIARQPVEPLARLLLGAVTEAAVACAGRADIARAGAEYARAFKSLVEALRVRE; translated from the coding sequence ATGGCAAAGCAGGCGGAGCGGCGGGCGGCGACATTGGAAGCGATCCTGACGGCGGCACGCCGCCTGTTCGGGACGCAAGGCTTTGCCGCAACCACGATGGATGAGATCGCGGACGACGCCCGCATCGCCAAGGGCGCGGTCTATCATCACTTCAGGAACAAGGAGGCGGTGTTCGAAGCTGTGTTCGACCAGGTCTCGCGCGACCTCGTCGCGGAAATCGACGGTGCCGCGCGTGCCGAGAAGGACGTGCTCGCCGCGATGGTCGCCGGCACCCAGCATTATTTTGCCGCGACGGCGAAGGGGCCGACAGGCCAGATCATCCTGCGCGACGGCCCGGCCGTGCTCGGCTGGGAGCGCTGGCGCGAGATCGACGCCAGGCATTTCGGCGGCAAGCTGCCGCGTGCGCTTGCGGTGGCGATGGAGGCCGGCCTGATCGCGCGCCAGCCGGTCGAGCCTCTGGCGCGGCTGCTGCTCGGCGCGGTGACGGAAGCCGCGGTTGCCTGCGCCGGACGCGCGGATATCGCAAGGGCGGGCGCGGAATACGCCCGTGCGTTCAAGTCGCTGGTCGAGGCGCTGCGCGTGCGGGAATGA
- a CDS encoding GMC family oxidoreductase: protein MTASSLTPSDPEFDYIIVGAGSAGCVLANRLSANGQHSVLLLEAGPKDSNIWIHVPLGYGKLFKEKSVNWMYQTEPEPELKGRQVFQPRGKTLGGSSSINGLLYVRGQHEDYDRWRQLGNAGWGYDDVLPYFKKAENQSRGADQYHGTGGPLPVSNMVVTDPLSRAFIDAAVETGLPYNPDFNGATQEGVGLFQTTTRNGRRASTSVAYLGPAKTRGNLKIETGALGQRVLFEGRRAVGVEYRQGAQTRRVRARKEIVLSSGAYNSPQLLQLSGVGPGDLLRKHGIDVVLDAPGVGHDLQDHMQVRIVMRCSQKITLNDTVNHPLRRTMAGARYALFRKGWLTIAAGTAGAFFKTSPRLASPDIQVHFLPFSTDKMGEKLHDFSGFTASVCQLRPESRGTLRIRSADPTVPPEIRINYMSTETDRSTNVEGIKILRKILNSPALKPFVVSEYDPGAKVSTDAEILDYCRERGSTIYHPTSTCRMGNDALAVVDQRLKVRGLEGLRVVDGSIMPDLVSGNTNAPIIMIAEKASDMILEDAR from the coding sequence ATGACCGCAAGCTCCCTCACACCCTCCGATCCCGAATTCGACTACATCATCGTCGGCGCCGGCTCAGCCGGCTGCGTGCTCGCCAACAGGCTCTCGGCGAACGGCCAGCACAGCGTCCTGCTGCTCGAGGCCGGCCCGAAGGATTCCAACATCTGGATCCACGTCCCGCTCGGCTACGGCAAGCTGTTCAAGGAGAAGAGCGTCAACTGGATGTATCAGACCGAGCCGGAGCCCGAGCTGAAGGGTCGCCAGGTGTTCCAGCCGCGCGGCAAGACGCTGGGCGGCTCGAGTTCGATCAACGGTCTGCTTTATGTCCGAGGCCAGCACGAGGACTATGACCGCTGGCGCCAGCTCGGCAACGCCGGTTGGGGCTATGACGACGTGCTGCCCTATTTCAAGAAGGCGGAAAACCAGTCGCGCGGCGCCGATCAATATCATGGCACGGGTGGGCCGCTGCCGGTGTCCAACATGGTCGTGACCGATCCGCTGTCGAGGGCTTTCATCGACGCTGCGGTCGAGACTGGTCTGCCCTACAACCCCGATTTCAACGGTGCCACACAGGAAGGCGTCGGCCTGTTCCAGACGACGACGCGCAACGGCCGCCGCGCCTCGACCTCGGTGGCCTATCTCGGTCCGGCAAAGACCCGCGGTAATCTCAAGATCGAAACTGGCGCGCTCGGCCAGCGCGTGCTGTTCGAGGGACGCCGTGCCGTCGGCGTCGAATATCGGCAAGGCGCGCAAACCCGCCGCGTACGCGCCCGCAAAGAGATCGTGTTGTCGAGCGGAGCCTACAATTCGCCGCAGCTGCTCCAGCTCTCCGGCGTCGGCCCCGGCGACCTCCTGCGCAAGCACGGCATTGATGTCGTGCTGGATGCGCCGGGCGTCGGTCACGACCTTCAGGACCACATGCAGGTCCGTATCGTGATGCGCTGCTCGCAGAAGATCACGCTGAACGACACCGTCAACCATCCGCTCCGCCGTACCATGGCTGGCGCGCGCTATGCGCTGTTCCGGAAGGGTTGGCTGACCATCGCGGCCGGCACCGCGGGCGCGTTCTTCAAGACCAGCCCGCGGCTGGCCTCGCCCGACATCCAGGTGCATTTTCTCCCGTTCTCGACCGACAAGATGGGCGAGAAGCTGCACGACTTTTCCGGCTTCACTGCTTCGGTTTGCCAGCTTCGCCCCGAAAGCCGCGGAACCTTGCGCATCCGGAGCGCCGATCCGACGGTGCCGCCGGAGATCCGCATCAACTACATGTCGACCGAGACCGACCGCAGCACCAACGTCGAAGGCATCAAGATCCTGCGCAAGATCCTGAATTCGCCGGCGCTGAAGCCGTTCGTGGTCAGCGAGTACGACCCTGGCGCGAAGGTATCCACGGATGCCGAGATATTGGATTATTGCCGCGAGCGCGGCAGCACCATCTACCATCCGACCTCGACCTGTCGTATGGGCAACGACGCGCTCGCGGTGGTCGATCAGCGGTTGAAGGTGAGGGGTCTCGAAGGCCTGCGCGTCGTCGACGGCTCGATCATGCCGGACCTCGTGTCCGGGAACACCAATGCGCCGATCATCATGATCGCCGAAAAAGCCTCCGACATGATATTGGAGGATGCGCGTTAA
- the hemC gene encoding hydroxymethylbilane synthase: MAIRLRIGTRKSAMALAQTEEIARRLTAAVPGLDVEIVKFDTTGDLDQTSKLLPHGGKGGAFVAQIRAAVLSGELQAAMHSLKDMPGNEDTPGLVIGATLSRDPASDALVLRDGVTLEALRQSRGKGFKIGTNAVRRAAYARRLFPEIEIIHFRGAADTRVRKLDNGEKQRLPDGGAVGPADALIMARSGLDRVGLAGRIAYEFTATEMLPAAGQGIVAVECAAQDWPTRQILASIDDPAAHACADAEREVLWVLNGHCNSPVAGFSTIAGDQMSLTASVLDLSGNTIIEASRAGPANRPRELGRAVGLDLLGKGAAEIIERSRPR, encoded by the coding sequence TTGGCTATTCGACTTCGGATCGGCACCCGCAAGAGCGCGATGGCGCTGGCACAGACGGAAGAGATCGCGCGCCGCCTGACCGCCGCCGTGCCCGGCCTCGACGTCGAGATCGTCAAGTTCGACACCACGGGCGATCTCGACCAGACCAGCAAGCTGTTGCCCCATGGTGGCAAGGGCGGCGCCTTCGTGGCGCAGATCCGCGCCGCCGTGCTGTCGGGCGAATTGCAGGCGGCGATGCATTCGCTGAAGGACATGCCGGGCAACGAGGATACGCCGGGCCTCGTCATCGGCGCTACGCTGTCGCGCGATCCGGCCAGTGATGCGCTGGTGCTGCGGGACGGCGTAACACTGGAGGCGCTGCGCCAGTCCCGGGGCAAGGGGTTCAAGATCGGCACCAATGCCGTCCGCCGCGCCGCCTATGCGCGACGGCTGTTTCCCGAGATCGAGATTATCCACTTCCGCGGCGCGGCCGACACGCGCGTGCGAAAACTCGACAATGGCGAGAAGCAGCGCCTGCCGGATGGCGGCGCCGTCGGCCCCGCCGACGCGCTGATCATGGCGCGCTCGGGCCTCGACCGCGTCGGGCTCGCCGGTCGTATTGCGTACGAATTCACCGCGACGGAGATGTTGCCCGCGGCGGGGCAGGGCATCGTCGCCGTCGAATGCGCAGCGCAGGACTGGCCGACGCGGCAGATCCTCGCATCGATCGACGATCCCGCCGCGCATGCCTGCGCGGATGCCGAGCGCGAGGTCTTGTGGGTGCTGAACGGCCACTGCAATTCACCGGTGGCGGGCTTCTCGACCATCGCGGGTGATCAGATGTCGCTCACCGCATCCGTGCTCGATCTCTCCGGCAACACCATCATCGAGGCCTCGCGCGCCGGTCCCGCCAATCGCCCGCGCGAGCTCGGTCGTGCCGTGGGACTGGATTTGCTGGGCAAGGGTGCCGCCGAGATCATCGAGCGCAGCCGGCCGCGCTGA
- the hemE gene encoding uroporphyrinogen decarboxylase, with translation MPQSAKQPFIDVLSGQRQSIPPMWMMRQAGRYLPEYREVRAKAGGFLDLCFNPELAAEVTLQPIRRFGFDAAIIFSDILVIPHALGRSVRFEVGEGPRLDPLDDPAKVATLAPRADLGKLAPVFEALKLVRAALAPEVALIGFCGAPWTVATYMVAGQGTPDQGPARMMAYRHPEAFARIIDVLVENSIEYLLAQLAAGANALQIFDTWAGVLPPVEFARWSVEPTRRIVDGVRARVPDAKIIGFPRGAGAQLPGYVEATGVNAVSIDWTAEPAFIRERVQSKVAVQGNLDPLVLITGGAALDRAVDNVLANFAQGRFIFNLGHGIQPETPIAHVEQMIKRVRG, from the coding sequence GTGCCCCAATCTGCAAAACAGCCCTTCATCGACGTGCTCTCCGGTCAGCGTCAGAGCATCCCGCCCATGTGGATGATGCGGCAGGCCGGCCGCTATCTGCCGGAATATCGCGAGGTGCGTGCCAAAGCCGGCGGCTTCCTCGATCTCTGCTTCAACCCGGAGCTTGCGGCCGAAGTGACGCTGCAACCGATCCGCAGGTTCGGCTTCGATGCCGCGATCATCTTCTCGGATATTCTGGTAATCCCCCATGCGCTCGGCCGCTCGGTCCGGTTCGAGGTCGGCGAGGGTCCGCGGCTGGACCCGCTGGATGATCCCGCAAAGGTCGCGACGCTGGCACCGCGCGCCGATCTCGGCAAGCTCGCGCCGGTGTTCGAGGCGCTCAAGCTCGTGCGCGCCGCGCTCGCCCCGGAGGTCGCGTTGATCGGCTTCTGCGGCGCGCCGTGGACGGTCGCGACGTACATGGTCGCCGGTCAGGGCACGCCCGACCAGGGGCCGGCACGGATGATGGCCTACCGGCATCCGGAGGCGTTCGCGAGAATCATCGACGTACTCGTCGAGAACTCGATCGAGTATCTGCTGGCGCAGCTCGCCGCCGGCGCCAACGCCTTGCAGATCTTCGACACCTGGGCCGGCGTGCTGCCGCCGGTCGAATTCGCGCGATGGTCGGTCGAGCCGACGCGGCGCATCGTGGACGGCGTACGGGCCAGGGTGCCGGATGCGAAGATCATCGGCTTCCCGCGCGGTGCCGGCGCACAGCTGCCAGGTTACGTCGAGGCGACCGGCGTCAACGCCGTCAGCATCGACTGGACGGCGGAGCCGGCCTTCATCCGCGAGCGCGTCCAGAGCAAGGTCGCCGTGCAGGGCAATCTCGATCCGCTGGTGCTGATCACGGGCGGCGCCGCGCTCGACCGCGCGGTCGACAACGTGCTGGCCAATTTCGCGCAAGGGCGCTTCATCTTCAACCTGGGCCACGGCATCCAGCCGGAAACGCCGATCGCCCATGTCGAGCAGATGATCAAGCGCGTGCGGGGCTAA